One genomic segment of Cyanobacteria bacterium GSL.Bin1 includes these proteins:
- a CDS encoding Uma2 family endonuclease: MTVTPITLPTQNELPCDDGVPMETQRHKMQMDLLIHSLYPWLEKRDNAYIGGNMFIYYSAAQIKNQDFKGPDFFAVLDVPKVERKSWVVWEEGKAPDVVIELLSDSTIDNDKTTKKDVYQDQMRVPEYFWYDPFNPEDFAGFRLHGRNYEPLTWEEPGYFSEGLQLYLIRWEGDYEGVTATWIRWADPEGNVLPTRGEIAIQAQAENMKLAAKLRELGIDPDTV; encoded by the coding sequence ATGACAGTTACTCCCATTACTTTACCTACCCAAAATGAACTTCCCTGTGATGACGGCGTTCCCATGGAAACCCAACGGCATAAAATGCAAATGGATTTGCTGATTCATAGCCTCTATCCTTGGCTGGAAAAACGAGATAACGCCTACATTGGCGGTAATATGTTTATTTATTACAGTGCAGCCCAGATCAAAAATCAAGACTTCAAAGGACCTGATTTTTTTGCGGTGTTAGATGTGCCGAAAGTGGAACGGAAAAGTTGGGTGGTTTGGGAAGAAGGGAAAGCCCCGGATGTCGTCATTGAATTACTCTCGGATAGCACAATCGATAACGATAAAACGACTAAAAAGGATGTTTATCAAGACCAGATGCGCGTGCCCGAATACTTTTGGTATGATCCGTTCAATCCAGAAGATTTTGCTGGTTTTCGCTTGCATGGAAGAAACTATGAACCGTTAACTTGGGAAGAACCCGGCTATTTCTCGGAAGGCTTACAACTCTATCTCATCCGGTGGGAGGGAGACTATGAAGGAGTGACCGCCACTTGGATCCGATGGGCGGATCCAGAGGGCAATGTGCTACCCACCCGAGGAGAAATTGCCATACAAGCCCAAGCAGAAAACATGAAGCTGGCAGCGAAACTCCGTGAGTTAGGGATTGATCCGGATACCGTTTAA